A region from the Vicia villosa cultivar HV-30 ecotype Madison, WI linkage group LG3, Vvil1.0, whole genome shotgun sequence genome encodes:
- the LOC131660036 gene encoding uncharacterized protein LOC131660036 produces MAPSKLFVFALSVALIFVIGSSEADVSIEDSDSSALKIQLDQLNTKIQFLESQISEKSQELKKKDEIIAEKEKLFNDRSSAIQSLQNEVDSLQKKGSLDAEERVVKANARADELQKQVDKLKSELDTQNSEKGTWETRVNELEKKIPVLNSKLEKIQKINEEQKKQIRKTERALKVAEEEMLKAKLEATYRAKELSETHGAWLPPWLAVHYLRSKSVVETHWNEHGKPLLEVITQKALEKKAQAGKWAEPHLETVKTKWIPTVNEHWSVVKTKVDPHVQLLTTKTVEVYKSSKDALTPHLNKGLECVDPYYQEVRKFSKPYIDQVATAAKPHVEKVQVVLKPYTKKVVHAYGNFLESATAYHSQVQATVQETLKKHELTRPLATKELEWFAASALLALPIILLARVFSAIFGSKKAVKPARSGNTHHARRKAKRGHPDK; encoded by the exons ATGGCGCCTTCGAAGCTTTTCGTCTTCGCTCTTTCCGTTGCCCTAATTTTCGTCATCGGTAGTTCCGAAGCCGACGTTTCAATCGAGGATTCTGATTCATCTGCTCTCAAGATCCAATTAGATCAACTTAACACCAAGATCCAATTTCTCG AGTCTCAAATCAGTGAGAAGTCTCAGGAATTGAAGAAGAAGGATGAGATAATAGCAGAGAAAGAAAAGCTTTTCAATGATAGGTCTAGTGCTATTCAGTCGTTGCAGAATGAGGTCGATTCTCTCCAG AAAAAAGGATCATTGGATGCTGAGGAGCGGGTTGTAAAGGCTAATGCACGTGCTGATGAACTACAGAAGCAG GTGGACAAGCTTAAAAGTGAACTTGACACGCAAAACAGCGAGAAAGGGACCTGGGAAACTCGGGTAAATGAATTAGAGAAAAAGATTCCTGTTTTGAACTCAAAATTAGAGAAG ATTCAAAAGATAAACGAGGAACAGAAGAAGCAAATCCGCAAAACTGAACGCGCTCTTAAAGTTGCTGAG GAAGAAATGTTGAAGGCAAAGCTAGAGGCAACTTACAGAGCAAAAGAGCTGAGCGAG ACTCACGGTGCTTGGCTTCCGCCTTGGCTTGCTGTACACTACCTTCGTAGTAAG tCTGTGGTTGAGACTCATTGGAATGAACATGGGAAGCCTCTATTGGAAGTGATAACTCAAAAG GCCCTAGAGAAAAAGGCACAAGCTGGAAAGTGGGCTGAACCTCATTTGGAAACAGTTAAAACT AAATGGATCCCAACTGTGAATGAACACTGGTCTGTGGTGAAAACAAAGGTTGATCCTCATGTTCAACTACTGACTACAAAGACTGTTGAAGTTTACAAGTCCTCAAAGGATGCACTTACTCCCCACTTAAACAAGGGATTAGAATGTGTAGACCCTTATTATCAG GAAGTTCGAAAGTTTAGCAAGCCATACATAGATCAGGTCGCTACTGCCGCTAAGCCTCACGTCGAGAAAGTACAAGTAGTTCTGAAGCCCTACACAAAGAAGGTTGTTCATGCTTATGGGAATTTCTTGGAATCAGCCACTGCATATCATAGCCAG GTCCAAGCTACTGTCCAGGAGACACTGAAAAAACACGAACTTACTAGACCTCTTGCTACAAAAGAATTGGAATGGTTTGCG GCCTCTGCTCTTTTGGCCTTGCCTATAATTTTACTAGCTAGAGTTTTTTCAGCCATTTTCGG TAGCAAAAAGGCGGTTAAACCTGCTCGAAGTGGAAACACCCACCATGCTCGTCGTAAAGCTAAGCGAGGTCATCCAGACAAGTAG